The sequence below is a genomic window from Paenibacillus sp. DCT19.
GACAAGGGAGGTGTGTGCAGGATGCGTATAGAGAACATATCTAGTGAAGAGCGAATGGAAGCGATTAGAGCCTTTGAATCCACCATTCACAAATTAGAAAATGCCTTAGTGAATATGACTCAGAAGGGCACGACGAATACAACCTTGGTACAGAAACGGCTGACAGCGGTACACATCGGATTAGCTATGCTGGATCATACATGGCATGGTACACCACTTTTATACACCGAAGAGGAAATCAGAGAAGCTCACCATACAATAACGGGTTTATTCCCAACCCTTGAGATTCAGTACGCCAAAGCCAAAGCAGGCAGTGCTCAAAAAACATTATTAGAGAGAAGAATAAGAGCCTTCGAGCTAGCTGTTCAAATGATGTCAAATAAAAAGGCAGCAGACGTCTAACATCTGCCACCCTTGAATCTTCAAGCGATAAGCGTTGTAATCAACGCTTACTATGTTTTTCTTTTCCCAGTAGACTACTTCATTCCTACCTAGTTATTCGTTATACTTGCATGTAAAGTTAGTGAATTCAGCGACAGAACCTGTCTTAAAAGCGTAGAGACCGATAAGCACGCCTGTGAATCCTCCAGCCACCTCGGACGATAGATATCTGGTCTGTGCCGTTCCGAGCGAAATATCCTTACCATCATAGTTCAAAATGAAAGTATAACGATCAGGAGTGGATTGAATAGTGAGCGTAGCTTGATTGCTTACCCCCACATACTCTTCCTGTTCAATCGACTTGATATCCCCAATATTCAGACGTTTAACAACGCTATATCCGTTATCAACTTGGCGAATAGCCAGGTCATAATGATGATTCTCATCCATATAAAGCGTAATACCCGCTTCTCCTCCAGTTAATGTGACATCACAAGAAATAACTGCATTGAAATCTCTCTGACGTATGCCGATAAAAGTAGGGGATAACGGAGTATCCAGTGTGACATCTGTTCCTCGAAGAATCACCTTGTCTGGAGCTAGTTCATACTGCTGCCTAGCAGGATGACGTAAATAACACCAGTCCAGATTCCAATCGGTATTCTCAAACGTATAGACGTTGCGCTCCTTTTGAATGGTTTCTTCTGAGATTCGATCCGTTTCAAAGCTCGTAAGCACTGTACCTTTATACCCCGCGGTAAACCAACCATCTTCGTCAAACGTAACCGGTGTAAGAAAGACTTCGCGTCCCAGGTGGTGATACGTCTGCCATCTTCCAATTTGGCGGAAACCAAGATGAAGCATCCACCAATTGCCATTCTCGTCCTGAACAAGGTCTCCATGTCCAGCGCCCTGAAGCTCATAACCGCCCAAGTTGCGGTTGGTCAGAACAGGGTTATGTGGGTAAGCCTCAAACGGACCTGATGGTGAATCGCCTCTTGCATAGGTAACCATATGACCATACTCGGTTCCACCTTCTGAAGCCATGAGATAATACGTTCCATTTATTTTATACAGATGTGGACTCTCCAAATAGCGACCGCCCGTACCGTTCCAGATCATGCGTCCTGGAGTTAGTTTACGTCCAGTTTCGATATCAATCTCACTTTGAATGATGCCTCCAACGCCATGATCGTCGGTGCCATTACTCATAAACAATGCTTTGCCATCCTCAAAGTATAGATCTGGATCTATGCCGCCTTGATCGACATAGATTGGATCAGACCATTCACCGTAAATATCGTCCGTCCAAACGTAGAAATTCTGACGGGTGGTGTCATTGGTTGTTGTCATATAAAATCGGCCATTGTTATGACGGATGGTTGGCGCGAATACGCCACCGGAACTGTTAACCGTCTCTAATTGAATTTGGCTTGGCCGAGTTAAGCAATGTCCGATCTGCGTCCAATTGATCAAGTCTTTACTCTCGAAAAGGGGAACGCCAGGGAAATACTGAAAAGAGCTACATACGAGATAATACGTGTCTGCAACTTTGCAAACGCTAGGATCAGGATAGAATCCTTTAATTACTGGATTAGTATATTTCATTTTTCAGTGCACCTCATTCTAAATTCATATTTATAAGAATTTAACTCTAGTGGGTAATGGTATTAAGGTATGTTTTGCAATCAGCACTAGATTTCTAACAAACTCCACTTCAAAATTAAACAATATAGCGGCCATGTTTACAATGATTTTAGTCTTGATGGAACCATGAAAATCCGTTAAATTAACATATATAGCATTTCAATAACTGGAGCTAGGAGAAATGTTGAATGATTAGAGCTAATGGAGATTCCAAATACATGCCACTGTATGAAGCGCTGGCTAGTGAAGTACGCTGGAGAATAATGAGTCTGCTCTCTGATGGGGAGATGAATGTGAAGGATCTGGCTGATGTGTTGGAACTTAGTCCCTCCATCGTTACGATGCATGTTCGTAAATTGGAGCATGCGGAATTGATCGGCAGTCGCAGAGTAAGACTGAATGGAGGAACACACAAAATGTGTTTTCTCAAACAAAATGCAATTGAAATTGAATTGCCTTCGGTGGGTTCATTAGCAAACATCAAAGAACAAAGCATCTCTGTGGGTCACTATACAGCGTTCGAAGTACATCCGACCTGTGGGCTGGGTACTCCTGAGAAAGAAATTGGCGTATGGGATGATCCCCGCTATTTCCTTGATCCTGAACGTGTTCACGCAGCAATCCTATGGTTTGGTCGTGGGTATGTCGAATATAAAATACCTAATTACCTTCTGCCTGAGGATACACCCAGTGCGATTGAGATCTCAATGGAAATTGCTTCGGAGGCGCCTGGTTTAAGGGATGATTGGCCCTCTGATATCACATTTTCATTTAACAGTGTGCGGCTTGGCACATGGACCAGTCCTGCTGACTTTGGGAGAGCTGCTCGTGGAAAATACACCCCGTCATGGTGGCATAGGAATGTTAACCAATATGGCCTACTGAAGACGATCCGAGTGGATGCTCAAGGTACCTCAATAGATGGAGAGCGGTTGTCAGTTGTATGTATTAAGGATATCAAGCTGGAGGAGTTATTCTGGACGCTGCGATTTTCCGTGGAGGAGCATGCTACACATGTTGGTGGTTTGACGCTGTATGGAGCAGGCTTTGGTAATCACAATCAGGACATCATCATTCGTACCATACAGTCAAAAGCGGATATGGGTTGATATACCCTTCTGAAACCCCGCTATTCTTATTAATGGCGTTGGGGGGGGACGGTAACATAGAAAATAATACTCGTATTCGCTATGTTAGCGGCTTTTTTGCTTCTCAAAAAAACGTAAGAAAAAAATAAAATGACCATATATTTACAAAATTTGATGCGCATGCTATGTTTACTTTGAAAGCGCCATCATGAATGGGTTCATTGACAAATTTCATTATCATATCTCAAATGGAAGGGAAGATGAAAATGGAAAATTGGCTTAGAAAGGCAACCGCAATGATGCTGGCATTTGCTCTACTACTAGGATTGATGACAGCGCCCGTTCATGCAAACAATGCACTTTTCACTATCGAGGCCGAAGATGCTCAGCTCACTTCGGATCTTCAAGTAGTCACCGAGATTTACGGACAACCCAAGCCTGGATACTCAGGTAGCGGATTCGTCTGGATGCAGAATTCAGGTACATTGACTTTTACAGTGAATGCTCCTGAAACGGGCATGTACGCGATCTCTACTCGATACATGCAGGAGCTTAGTGCAGATGGTAGAGTTCAATATTTAACCGTGAACGGTGTGACCAAGGGTTCGTATATGCTGCCGTACACGACAACATGGTCGGATTTTGATTTTGGTTTTCACAAACTGAATAAAGGAAGCAACACGATCCAGATTAAGGCTGGCTGGGGCTTTGCTTATTTTGACAGCTTCACAGTGGATCATGCGGATCTTGATCCCCTGAATGTACAACCGATTCTTACCGATCCTCAGGCAACACCAGAGACACAAATTTTAATGAATTATTTAACGGAGGTATACGGAAACCAGATTATTTCAGGCCAACAGGAGATTTATGGAGGAGGGAATGACGGAGATACAGAGCTTGAGTTTGAATGGATTTATGATCTTACTGGCAAATATCCAGCGATTCGTGGCTTCGATCTGATGAATTATAATCCGCTCTATGGTTGGGAGGATGGCACAACGGATCGGATGATCGACTGGGTCAATAACCGGGGCGGCATTGCAACAGCTTCCTGGCATATCAACGTCCCGCGTAATTTCAACACGTATCAGCTTGGGGATTTTGTGGATTGGAAGGAAGCGACCTACAAGCCGACAGAAACTAATTTTAATACAGCCAATGCCGTTATTCCTGGTACGAAAGAATATCAATATGTGATGATGACGATCGAAGATCTGGCAGAACAATTGCTAATCCTCCAGGATAACAATGTGCCTGTTATATTCCGACCTTATCATGAGGCCGAAGGTAATGGTGGTCTGAATGGCGAAGGTGCATGGTTCTGGTGGGCTTCAGCAGGAGCAGAGGTTTACAAAGACCTGTGGGATCTAATTTATACAGAGCTTACGGAGACGTACGACCTGCACAACCTGATTTGGACGTATAACAGCTATGTGTATAGCACATCTCCAGCTTGGTATCCTGGTGATCATCAAGTAGATCTGGTTGGATACGATAAATACAATACCATCTATAATCGGTATGACGGCTTGTCTGGAGTCCCGAATGAGGACGCCATTACGTCGATTTTCTATCAGCTTGTGGATCTGACGAATGGTAGCAAAATGGTTGCTATGACAGAGAACGACACGATTCCAAGTGTGCAAAATCTGAAAGAGGAGAGAGCCGGCTGGCTGTACTTCTGCCCTTGGTATGGCGAGCACCTCATGAGCACGGCATTTAATTACCCAGCGACCTTAACCACACTTTATCAGAGCGATTATGTTATCACATTGGATGAACTGCCGGATCTAAAGGTCAATAATCCTAATCCGAGCGCATCGATCTCTCCGGGAACCGTCGAGTTTGACAAATACACGCCTAACCAAAACGACAAATCGGTAACAGTGACTGCTAATGGGAATACGCTTACTGCTCTTCGGGCAGGCAATACTGCGCTTAGCGCAACAACGGATTATTCATTTAACGGAAATACCCTGCTACTAAAAAAGGCTTACCTTGCGACACTACCCGTAGGTGAGCACTCCATTGTATTGGATTTTAATCAAGGGCAAGACCCAGTGTTAAAGGTTAAAATTGTGGATTCAACGCCGAGTTCCAATGCGACCATCATACCTGTGAATGCTACATTTGACAAAGCAACGAGCGCAGCGCAAGATGTTTCCGTTACGCTTAACCTGAATGGCCGTCAGCTTACAAGCATAACAAAAGGGAATGCTACACTCGTATCGGGTCAGCATTATACAGCTTCTGGTTCGACGGTGGTGTTGAAGCAATCCTATCTCACAACGCTTCCGCTCGGTCAAAATTCCTTGACCTTCCACTTCAATGGTGGAAATAACGCAGTGTTAACCGTGAACGTTGTAGACAGTACGGTTACTGTACCGCCTACTGGAGACTTGACTATCCAAGCATTTAACGGCAATACCAGTTCGTCGACCAACGGAATTTCGCCCAAATTCAAATTAATCAACTCGGGTAATTCAGCGATACAGTTAAGTGATGTGAAACTTCGGTATTACTATACAATTGATGGGGAAGAGGCGCAGACCTTCTGGTCCGATTGGGCAAGTGTTGGCAGCGCCAATGTAACAAGCCAATTTGTCAAACTGGCAACTCCGGTTGCCGGAGCTGATCATTATCTGGAAGTTGGCTTCACAAGTGCAGCCGGAACGTTGAACGCAGGTCAGAGTGCCGAGATTCAAGCACGTTTTTCCAAAAATAACTGGTCTAACTACAATCAGTCTAATGACTACTCGTTCAAGGCATCTGGCACGCAGTTTGCCAACCATGAACAGGTTACCGGTTATGTAGGCGATGAGCTTGTATGGGGAATTGAACCGTAACGAGGTGTAACGAATGGGTGGAGAAGGAGTAAGTCCTTCTCTGCTCTTTTTTTGAATTGAAGAGAAGATGCAAGATGAAGAATTGGCATTTAAAATAAACAGACAGTAATCATAATCACAGCTCAGAGAGCTTCTTGACATAAATAAGATGATTCGTTACTATTTCAAATATGACAGTAAGCACTGACATCCTTTAGAAGAGAGGACAGAGAAATGTCTAGTCGTAAAGACTATAGCAGCAAAGAACGATTAATGATGGCGGCAATTGATTTGATGTCAAAAAAAGGATACAAAAGCGTAACGACGATGGAAATCGCGACGACTGCTGGCTTAAGTGAGAAAACACTGTTTCGTCAATTCGGAACCAAGCAGAATCTTTTGGAATCAGCATTTGATCAGTATTATTACTCCGAAGAGATGACTAGAGTTTTCAATGAAAAGCTAGTCTGGGATTTGCACACTGATTTGCTTTTGATCAGCAGGACGTATCACGAGATCATGAACCGCAACCGGAAGTTGTTTTTGATCGGTTTTAAGGAAGAGGAACATCTGCCAGGGCTTCGAGATCGCACGATTAAACACCCAAGGCAGCTCTTGGAGATAATAACCGAGTATTTTAGCATCATGTATGACAAAGGCAAGCTGGTTCAAACGAACTTTGAGCATCAAGCTTTTTCATTTATGGCTTTGAATTACGGTGTATTCATTAACAATCTGGATGGAGATGCTCCTTTCCCATCGCTCACTTTGGATAACATTATTACAGAGAGTGTGTGGACGTTTACTAGGGCTTTAACGCCCTAGTTTTTTTGGACCTCAGATGTCAGTAAGCACTGACAGTCATTTTATATTAAAAGTCACAACATTATTAAGAATCAGCTCAGATGAGTAACACATCTAGATCATAGAAATGAGGAACATATATGCTTAC
It includes:
- a CDS encoding glycoside hydrolase family 43 protein; translated protein: MKYTNPVIKGFYPDPSVCKVADTYYLVCSSFQYFPGVPLFESKDLINWTQIGHCLTRPSQIQLETVNSSGGVFAPTIRHNNGRFYMTTTNDTTRQNFYVWTDDIYGEWSDPIYVDQGGIDPDLYFEDGKALFMSNGTDDHGVGGIIQSEIDIETGRKLTPGRMIWNGTGGRYLESPHLYKINGTYYLMASEGGTEYGHMVTYARGDSPSGPFEAYPHNPVLTNRNLGGYELQGAGHGDLVQDENGNWWMLHLGFRQIGRWQTYHHLGREVFLTPVTFDEDGWFTAGYKGTVLTSFETDRISEETIQKERNVYTFENTDWNLDWCYLRHPARQQYELAPDKVILRGTDVTLDTPLSPTFIGIRQRDFNAVISCDVTLTGGEAGITLYMDENHHYDLAIRQVDNGYSVVKRLNIGDIKSIEQEEYVGVSNQATLTIQSTPDRYTFILNYDGKDISLGTAQTRYLSSEVAGGFTGVLIGLYAFKTGSVAEFTNFTCKYNE
- a CDS encoding X2-like carbohydrate binding domain-containing protein, whose product is MENWLRKATAMMLAFALLLGLMTAPVHANNALFTIEAEDAQLTSDLQVVTEIYGQPKPGYSGSGFVWMQNSGTLTFTVNAPETGMYAISTRYMQELSADGRVQYLTVNGVTKGSYMLPYTTTWSDFDFGFHKLNKGSNTIQIKAGWGFAYFDSFTVDHADLDPLNVQPILTDPQATPETQILMNYLTEVYGNQIISGQQEIYGGGNDGDTELEFEWIYDLTGKYPAIRGFDLMNYNPLYGWEDGTTDRMIDWVNNRGGIATASWHINVPRNFNTYQLGDFVDWKEATYKPTETNFNTANAVIPGTKEYQYVMMTIEDLAEQLLILQDNNVPVIFRPYHEAEGNGGLNGEGAWFWWASAGAEVYKDLWDLIYTELTETYDLHNLIWTYNSYVYSTSPAWYPGDHQVDLVGYDKYNTIYNRYDGLSGVPNEDAITSIFYQLVDLTNGSKMVAMTENDTIPSVQNLKEERAGWLYFCPWYGEHLMSTAFNYPATLTTLYQSDYVITLDELPDLKVNNPNPSASISPGTVEFDKYTPNQNDKSVTVTANGNTLTALRAGNTALSATTDYSFNGNTLLLKKAYLATLPVGEHSIVLDFNQGQDPVLKVKIVDSTPSSNATIIPVNATFDKATSAAQDVSVTLNLNGRQLTSITKGNATLVSGQHYTASGSTVVLKQSYLTTLPLGQNSLTFHFNGGNNAVLTVNVVDSTVTVPPTGDLTIQAFNGNTSSSTNGISPKFKLINSGNSAIQLSDVKLRYYYTIDGEEAQTFWSDWASVGSANVTSQFVKLATPVAGADHYLEVGFTSAAGTLNAGQSAEIQARFSKNNWSNYNQSNDYSFKASGTQFANHEQVTGYVGDELVWGIEP
- a CDS encoding TetR/AcrR family transcriptional regulator encodes the protein MSSRKDYSSKERLMMAAIDLMSKKGYKSVTTMEIATTAGLSEKTLFRQFGTKQNLLESAFDQYYYSEEMTRVFNEKLVWDLHTDLLLISRTYHEIMNRNRKLFLIGFKEEEHLPGLRDRTIKHPRQLLEIITEYFSIMYDKGKLVQTNFEHQAFSFMALNYGVFINNLDGDAPFPSLTLDNIITESVWTFTRALTP
- a CDS encoding transcriptional regulator, with translation MIRANGDSKYMPLYEALASEVRWRIMSLLSDGEMNVKDLADVLELSPSIVTMHVRKLEHAELIGSRRVRLNGGTHKMCFLKQNAIEIELPSVGSLANIKEQSISVGHYTAFEVHPTCGLGTPEKEIGVWDDPRYFLDPERVHAAILWFGRGYVEYKIPNYLLPEDTPSAIEISMEIASEAPGLRDDWPSDITFSFNSVRLGTWTSPADFGRAARGKYTPSWWHRNVNQYGLLKTIRVDAQGTSIDGERLSVVCIKDIKLEELFWTLRFSVEEHATHVGGLTLYGAGFGNHNQDIIIRTIQSKADMG